The nucleotide sequence TGTCCTGATGGAAAACGCTGGCAGGGGAACTGTGAATGCCATGGAGCAGGAGTACGGTGCTCTTCAGGGGAAAACCGTTTGCCTTTTCATCGGACCTGGAAATAATGGTGGCGATGGTCTTGTTATTGCCCGTCATGTTGCCCAGAGAGGAGGGCGTCCCTTTCTCATTTATTTGATTACCCCTGAAAAACTTGCTGGTGATGCGGGAATCAATGCGAGTGTCTGTAGTAACCTCGGCTTTATTCATTACATCATCCACCATGAGGATGAGATTCGACAGCTGAAGGAATTGATTCGTCAGCTTCATTTTAGTCACCCTGTTCATTGTCTCGTTGATGCGCTGTTCGGGACAGGTCTTTCCAGAAAGGTTGAAGGGTACTTTGCCGATGTCATAAAGTTTATCAACAGGTTATCCGATGCACGACAATGGCCTGTGGTAGCGGTAGATATTCCTTCCGGTCTCTGCGCTGATACTGGTGTGCCGCTTGGACGTGCTGTTCAGGCTGATTTGACGGTAACCTACGGTCTTGCCAAACCAGGACATTTTCATCATGGCGGGCCCGGGATTGGCAAGTTGACAGTGTTTGATATCTCCATTCCTCACCGGGTGGTGAAGCAAGCTGAGCTCTTGGGCCAAGTCCTTGAGCATTGCGAAATTTCCAGTCTTGTCCAGGAGAGGCGAACAGCAGCGCATAAAGGAACCTATGGGCATGTGCTCATCCTGGCTGGCTCTGAAGGGAAGACCGGCGCTGCCATCCTTGCAGGTAAAGCGGCCCTGCATAGTGGCTGCGGCTTGGTTACCTTGGCTGTCCCTGCTGCGCTCAATTCGATTTTTGAGACAAGCCTGCCTGAGGCCATGACAGTTCCTCTCCCCCATTCGAGCAAGACCTTTTCCGCAGCGGATTATGATCTGATCAGCGAGCTTCTTGTTGACCGAGACGCTTTGGTGATCGGACCTGGGATGGGAATAGATCCTGAGACCGGTTTACTGGTCCGTCGTTTGTATAGAGAGCTGAAACTGCCCATAATTATTGACGCGGATGCACTGAACCTCCTGGCAGAAGCCCCTGAGGGCTTTGAAAAGAGTGCCGGGGTACGGATTTTCACCCCTCATCCAGGTGAAATGTCCCGTCTCAGCGGGAAAACGGTTAATGATATTCAAAAAGATCGGTTAGGTGCCGCAGGCCAGCTGGCAAGAGACTTGGTCTGTGATGAGCATGAACGTATTGTGGTCCTCAAGGGTGCCGGAACAGTGATCAGCTCCAGCAAAGGAAACTGGGCCATCAACAGCAGTGGTAACCACGGGATGGCAACCGGAGGCATGGGTGATGTGTTGGCTGGCCTGATTGGAGGGCTCCTTGTGCAGGGGTATCCACCCTGGAATGCTGCCATAATTGGGGTATACCAGCATGGTTTGGCTGCTGATCTCCTGAGTGAAGAATGCGCCCACGGCTTTACAGCCTCTGAGGTTGCAGAGAGTCTCCCCAAGGCATTTATGCGGATAAAGAACGCTGAGTGCCGCCTTTGTCCTCTATGTCATGGACCTTGCGTTTGCTCGTGCAGCGAAACTTCGTGATAAAAGGACGAGTGACCTGCACAAGCCGATAATGTAGAAAACGATATTAAGAAAGGAAAACGAGAAAATATCATGTTGCGCGCACAAGACTTGATGACGGAAAACGTCATCGCTGTCACCAAAGATACCGAAGTCCGTGAGTTGGCCAAGATCCTGACAGAGAATAACATCAGCGGGGTACCAGTGCTTGATGAGGCTGGCAAACTTGTCGGAGTGGTAACGGAAAGTGATCTGATCTTTCAGAATAAGAAGGTACATATCCCCACGGCGGTTGCCATTCTGGATGCCTTTTTCTTTCTGGAACGCCCGGAAAAAATGGAACAGGAGATAAAAAAAATGGCCGGGGTGACTGTGGGGGATATTTATGCTCAAGAGGTGATCTCTGTGCAAAAGGATACCCCGCTGGATGAGCTTGCCACCCTGATGGCGGAAAAAAATATTCATACACTTCCCGTCCTTGACCAGGAAGAGCTGGTTGGGGTCATCGGGAAGCGGGATATTATCCGCATCATTGCTGAAGGGAAATAGTTATCAAGCGGGTTTTAGGTCATTCGCGAAATGCTTGAACTGCGGAATATCAACACCTATTACGGTAGGATTCAAGTCCTGCATGATATCTGTCTTCATGTGGAACAGGGAGAAATTATTACCCTGATCGGGGCCAACGGTGCGGGAAAATCAACCATTTTGATGTCTATCTCTGGCATTGTCCCTCCCCGAGATGGTGAGATTTTGTTCAACGACATCTCTATCGCTCGAATGCCCCCGGATAAGATTGTCGCCTTGGGGCTGAGTCAGGTCCCTGAGGGGCGTCATATCTTCCCTGAACTCACTGTTGCAGAAAACCTGGACATGGGAGCCTTTCTTCGCAAGGATAGGGAGAAAATCCGCCAGGATCTGGATTATGTCTACACCCTTTTTCCCATTTTGGCGGAACGACGTCATCAACCCGGAGGGAACCTGTCCGGCGGGGAGCAGCAGATGTTGGCCCTTTCCCGGGCCCTGATGACCAGACCACAGCTTCTCCTCTTGGATGAGCCTTCTATGGGGCTGGCACCGCTGGTGACACAACAGATTTTTGATATTATTGCTCAGATCAATCAGGAAGATAACACAACGATCTTTCTTGTAGAGCAGAATGCCAATCTTGCTTTGAAAACAGCTGATCGGGGATACGTCCTTGAGAACGGCAGAATCATCATGCATGACCGGGCAGAACGCCTTCTGGGCAATAAGGATATTCAGAAGGCCTACCTTGGAATTTAAGAATTTAACAGTAGAGGGAAACGGAATCTCTGGGGCAAGGCTTTTCTGTACCGGAGTCGTGAAGAGGAATGAGTAAGGAAAAATTACGAGTCGGAGTCATCGGAGTAGGCTATCTTGGTCGTTTTCACGCCATGAAATATGCAGCTATGGATGATGTGCAACTTGTCGGAGTTGCAGATGCTGATTCAGCCCGTGTGCAGGAAGTTGCCGAGGAGTGTTCAACCAAGGCCTTTACGGATTACCAGCCTCTTCTTGAGCATGTCGATGCGGTCTCCATTGTTGTTCCTACGGTATATCATCACGCTGTTGCCATCGCCTGTCTTGAGCATGGCGTTGATATTCTCCTGGAAAAGCCCATGACCACTACTCTGCAAGAGGCAGATGAGTTAATTGCCTTAGCAGATCGCAAGAAACTGCTATTACAGGTGGGGCATCTGGAACGATTTAATCCTGCTGTTCTGGCCATGCAGCCCCTGCTCAATAATCCCCTCTTTATTGAGGCTCATCGCCTATCAACCTTTAAAAACCGTGGCACGGATGTTGATGTTATTCTGGATTTGATGATTCATGATATTGATATCATCCTCTCCATTATTAATTCGCCGATCAAGGATATCCATACTGTGGGTGCCCCTGTGATCACGCAACTCACTGATATTGCCAACGCCCGTATTGTTTTTAAAAACGGATGTACAGCCAATATTACAGTAAGCCGGATTTCCATGGAAAATATACGGCGAATGCGTATCTTTCAGCCTGGGAAGTATCTGTCCGTTGATTTTGGCAAAAAAGAAGTGATGGCCATCAAGCTGAAACAAGGGGACAATGGGAGCATCCCTTTGCCCGATGTTTCCCGGCATGGTTTCAGTGATCAGGATGTGTTGGAAATGGAGATCAGAGAATTTATTGATAATATCCGCCACCGCCGGAAGCCCACTGTTTCAGGCAGGGAAGGGCGCCGTGCTCTGGCTGTGGCCCTTTCTGTGATCGGTCAAATTGAAGAAAATAAAACGCAGTTTAACCATCTCTTGGGTGAGGACGGGAACTTCGGTTTTATAGATCATCCCTGATGGTGTTGTCTTTTCGCTCTTCCTCAAGCCTTGTTCCGTGAGTTGATGTCCTGGCCGGATTATGTCCAGCCAGATGGAGAAGAGGAGTGCTTACAGCCCTGGCAGTGAGGCTGCTACCGGGCTGCTCTTCTTTGGTTTACCAGTAATATCTGTCACCCGTCGGACCACCCGGCTACTGAGCCGTTTGCCCTTGGCAGCAACCCCTTTGATCAGATAATCATCCATCTCGATTTCCAACGAGTTATAGCGCGCCCGCGAGGAGGGAACCAGACTGATTCTGGCTCGGATCTCCTTTTTTCCGGTGCGGAGGAGCTGGATAGTTGAACGCTTATGTTTCTCAAAGAGACGGTATTCCCGGTTAAGGATGAATTTGGGCATTTTAAAGCGCTTGGCATAGCTCAGGTTCACTGAGCCAGCGCGATAGATCAGGTTGAAGACCAGATTTTCGTCAACCACCCCCAGCCAGGCCACCTCATTGCCGACAAAGAGTTTATCCGGCACATTGATCACCTTATACAGACCATCGTTGAAAATCAGCAGGATACGATCCAGCTCTGAGCAGGCAAATTCTCTGTCCTTTTTGGGGTCTTCAATCTTGATCTTATGTCCCAGGAAACCAGACTTCCGTTGATAGGCGACCTGGATATTGGACAGGGCCGCTTCTCGGGCATTGACCTCGTCAAAGGATTTGAGCTTGCTCCGGCGCGGAAAGGCTTCACCGTATTTATCCAGTATTTGCTGAAGATAATTCCTGGTGAACAGCACCATGTCCTTCAGGTGTTTGTCAATAACCGCAATCCCTTTTTCTAGGGTCCTAATCTCCTTCTGCTGCTTATTGATATCATAGCGGGAGATCCTCTTTATCCGGATCTCCAGCAGACGTTCGATATCCTCCTTGCTGACCTTGCGTATGAGTTCGTCAGCAAAGGGGATCAAGGCCTCACGTACGGTACCGGTCACGGCCTTGTATGAGGTCTGCTCCTCTATCTGTTTATAGAGCCGTTCTTCAATAAAGATCTGCTCCAACTTTCGGGCATGGAGCTTGTCCAGCAGGCGCCCTCGCTCAATATTAAGTTCGGTTTCCAGGTCTTGCTTGAGCTTATCCGTATTATGACGAAGGACCTCTTCAACCGTGATGATGCAGGGGAGGTCCTCCTTGATCACCACAAGGTTGGGTGAGACGCTGAGCTCACAATCGGTAAAGGCGTACAGGGCGTCAATGGTCTCTTCGGCATAGACCCCGCGCGGCAGCTTGATCTCTACCTCTACCCTTTCCGCTGTATAATCGTTGATTGAGGCGATCTTGAGCTTGCCAGCCTTAGCCGCCTTTTCCACCGAATCCATCAGAGTTTGGGTGGTCAGGGTATAGGGGAGCTCGGTAATAGTGATGGTCTTTTCGTCTGTGACGCCGATTTTTGCCCGGCAGCGCAGGCGTCCGTTACCGTGATCATAATCCGAGACATCAACAATTCCGCCTTTGGGAAAATCCGGGTACAGGGCAAACTCCTCACCCTCAAGGTATTTGATCTGGCCTTGCAGCAGCTCCCGGAAGTTATGGGGCATGATCTTGGTGGCCATACCCACCGCGATGCCTTCTGCACCGAGCAGCAAGAGCATGGGGAGCTTGGAGGGCAGGGTGACGGGCTCCTGCATGCGTCCGTCATAGGAATCAACAAATTCTGTCAGGTCCTTGTTAAACAGGGTTTCGCGGGCCAGCGGAGTAAGGCGACATTCGATATACCGGGCTGCTGAGGCCTGATCACCAGTATAGATATTGCCGAAGTTGCCCTGCCGATCTATGAGATAATTTTTATTGGCCAGATTAACCAGAGCGGCAAAGATGGATTGATCGCCGTGGGGATGGAGTTTCATAGTCTCGCCCACCACATTAGCTACCTTATGGTAGCGTCCGTCATCCATATTATGGAGGGTCTGGAGGATGCGCCGCTGCACCGGTTTCAGGCCATCGTCGATGTCTGGAATGGCCCGTTCCCGAATAACATAGGAGGTGTAGTCGAGGAAATTATCGTCAAAGAGCTTATGCAGCTTGCCCTGCCGGTTTTCCTGCTGCTCATCTGGAGTTGTTCCTTCAGCAGTCTCTTTTGATTCACTCGTCATACAGCCCTCGGAGCAGCCAGTTTATAGGCGGTCATGTGTTGATCAATGCAAAATATTCTTGGTGGTTTTTTCGGAACAAATTTATTTACCGATCTGTTGATTATAATGATTCTCAAGAAAGTTGCAATGGCTGAATCCGGCTTGCTGTCTGGGATTGCAGGGCCAAGAGTTTTGCGGAGCAGCCAGAAAAGGTGATAAGCCGAAGGGGAGGGAACAAGAAAAAATGGTTTGGGGGTGGTGAAGGGCGCGACTAGGGGCGCCTTGCCAATACTCCATGATCAGGCTGAACCGTTGTGGTTCTCGCGGTTCAGCTCATAGATAAGGCGTAGGCCAGTCAGGGTCAGGAGCGGATCAATGGTCTTGATAGAGGAACAGTAGGGAGCAATCATCTCAGCCATACCTCCAGTAGCAATGATATTGACCACTTCATCTTCTTGCTGCATTTCTTGACGCAAGAGGGCCGTCATCCGGTCGATCATGCCGCCAAATCCGTGCAGCATCCCGGAGCAGATCGCGTCAACTGTATTGGTGCCGATGACCGGCATGGGATTCCGATTTAGATCTATCCGTGGTAATTTTGCGGTCTTGCCTGCAAGGGCATCAAGTGATATACCGATGCCTGGATGAATGGTCCCGCCGAGATATTCCCCTTTTTTACTGACACAGTCAAAGGTAACGGCAGTGCCAAAATCGATCGCCAGTAGAGCGGTTTTATAATGCTGCCAGGCAGCTACCGCATTGACAATCCTGTCTGCCCCTACTTCGGCAGGGTTTTCTATTCGGATGATAATACCGGTGTTTGTTTTATGGGAGACTGATATGGGCGGCGTGGAGCAGCCAGTAAGATATTTTTCGGCAAAATTAAGCCAGCTGGTCTCCAGGGTAGGAACAACAGAGCAAACAATGAAGGCTGTTATATCCTCTTTTTCGATCCCATTCATCTGAAAAAGAGAATGGTAGCGGATGGCCAGTTCATCGGCCGTCTTATCCCGATCTGATTTTAACCGCCATTGATGAAGCAGGTCTTGGCCAGAGAACACACCGCTGACCGTATGTGAGTTTCCTACATCGACAGTGAGGAGCATAAGGTTTTGTTTCGGTAGTAAATTAATATGATTGCCAGATTTATGCGTATTGTCCTGTTTCTCTACTGACAGCGTTGCCAGAATAACTGAAAGAAAAGCTGTTTTGCTTTGTTCTGGAAGCAGGAAAAGTGATCCAGGGATCATTAGCAAAAAAAACTTCTCCTGTCAAAGTATGTTGTTCTTTCGTAACATTTCCTGTCTGTTGGCTGTAAAAAAGAAGAAACAGCAATAACGGCTCTGCAAGTTGTTACTGGGAGATTGCTGGAACGATTCTCCTTGTTTTGCCTGGTTAATATTGTTAGATATTCCCTCCAAACTTTCTCTCTTATTATTTGTCCAGAATAATGCTCGGCAATATCAAGGTACTCAGAAAATATGTCTAAAATACAGATTATCGGTGGTGGGTTGGCTGGCTGTGAGGCGGCCTGGCAGGCTGCACAACGCGGCTGCACTGTAGAACTCTATGAGATGAAGCCGACCCGCTTTAGCCCGGCCCATGAATCAG is from Candidatus Electrothrix sp. GW3-4 and encodes:
- a CDS encoding type III pantothenate kinase, which codes for MIPGSLFLLPEQSKTAFLSVILATLSVEKQDNTHKSGNHINLLPKQNLMLLTVDVGNSHTVSGVFSGQDLLHQWRLKSDRDKTADELAIRYHSLFQMNGIEKEDITAFIVCSVVPTLETSWLNFAEKYLTGCSTPPISVSHKTNTGIIIRIENPAEVGADRIVNAVAAWQHYKTALLAIDFGTAVTFDCVSKKGEYLGGTIHPGIGISLDALAGKTAKLPRIDLNRNPMPVIGTNTVDAICSGMLHGFGGMIDRMTALLRQEMQQEDEVVNIIATGGMAEMIAPYCSSIKTIDPLLTLTGLRLIYELNRENHNGSA
- a CDS encoding CBS domain-containing protein, whose translation is MLRAQDLMTENVIAVTKDTEVRELAKILTENNISGVPVLDEAGKLVGVVTESDLIFQNKKVHIPTAVAILDAFFFLERPEKMEQEIKKMAGVTVGDIYAQEVISVQKDTPLDELATLMAEKNIHTLPVLDQEELVGVIGKRDIIRIIAEGK
- a CDS encoding NAD(P)H-hydrate dehydratase — translated: MKIATSGQMQALDRTSIEEIGIPGIVLMENAGRGTVNAMEQEYGALQGKTVCLFIGPGNNGGDGLVIARHVAQRGGRPFLIYLITPEKLAGDAGINASVCSNLGFIHYIIHHEDEIRQLKELIRQLHFSHPVHCLVDALFGTGLSRKVEGYFADVIKFINRLSDARQWPVVAVDIPSGLCADTGVPLGRAVQADLTVTYGLAKPGHFHHGGPGIGKLTVFDISIPHRVVKQAELLGQVLEHCEISSLVQERRTAAHKGTYGHVLILAGSEGKTGAAILAGKAALHSGCGLVTLAVPAALNSIFETSLPEAMTVPLPHSSKTFSAADYDLISELLVDRDALVIGPGMGIDPETGLLVRRLYRELKLPIIIDADALNLLAEAPEGFEKSAGVRIFTPHPGEMSRLSGKTVNDIQKDRLGAAGQLARDLVCDEHERIVVLKGAGTVISSSKGNWAINSSGNHGMATGGMGDVLAGLIGGLLVQGYPPWNAAIIGVYQHGLAADLLSEECAHGFTASEVAESLPKAFMRIKNAECRLCPLCHGPCVCSCSETS
- a CDS encoding Gfo/Idh/MocA family oxidoreductase, with the translated sequence MSKEKLRVGVIGVGYLGRFHAMKYAAMDDVQLVGVADADSARVQEVAEECSTKAFTDYQPLLEHVDAVSIVVPTVYHHAVAIACLEHGVDILLEKPMTTTLQEADELIALADRKKLLLQVGHLERFNPAVLAMQPLLNNPLFIEAHRLSTFKNRGTDVDVILDLMIHDIDIILSIINSPIKDIHTVGAPVITQLTDIANARIVFKNGCTANITVSRISMENIRRMRIFQPGKYLSVDFGKKEVMAIKLKQGDNGSIPLPDVSRHGFSDQDVLEMEIREFIDNIRHRRKPTVSGREGRRALAVALSVIGQIEENKTQFNHLLGEDGNFGFIDHP
- a CDS encoding DNA topoisomerase IV subunit A translates to MTSESKETAEGTTPDEQQENRQGKLHKLFDDNFLDYTSYVIRERAIPDIDDGLKPVQRRILQTLHNMDDGRYHKVANVVGETMKLHPHGDQSIFAALVNLANKNYLIDRQGNFGNIYTGDQASAARYIECRLTPLARETLFNKDLTEFVDSYDGRMQEPVTLPSKLPMLLLLGAEGIAVGMATKIMPHNFRELLQGQIKYLEGEEFALYPDFPKGGIVDVSDYDHGNGRLRCRAKIGVTDEKTITITELPYTLTTQTLMDSVEKAAKAGKLKIASINDYTAERVEVEIKLPRGVYAEETIDALYAFTDCELSVSPNLVVIKEDLPCIITVEEVLRHNTDKLKQDLETELNIERGRLLDKLHARKLEQIFIEERLYKQIEEQTSYKAVTGTVREALIPFADELIRKVSKEDIERLLEIRIKRISRYDINKQQKEIRTLEKGIAVIDKHLKDMVLFTRNYLQQILDKYGEAFPRRSKLKSFDEVNAREAALSNIQVAYQRKSGFLGHKIKIEDPKKDREFACSELDRILLIFNDGLYKVINVPDKLFVGNEVAWLGVVDENLVFNLIYRAGSVNLSYAKRFKMPKFILNREYRLFEKHKRSTIQLLRTGKKEIRARISLVPSSRARYNSLEIEMDDYLIKGVAAKGKRLSSRVVRRVTDITGKPKKSSPVAASLPGL
- a CDS encoding ABC transporter ATP-binding protein, which encodes MLELRNINTYYGRIQVLHDICLHVEQGEIITLIGANGAGKSTILMSISGIVPPRDGEILFNDISIARMPPDKIVALGLSQVPEGRHIFPELTVAENLDMGAFLRKDREKIRQDLDYVYTLFPILAERRHQPGGNLSGGEQQMLALSRALMTRPQLLLLDEPSMGLAPLVTQQIFDIIAQINQEDNTTIFLVEQNANLALKTADRGYVLENGRIIMHDRAERLLGNKDIQKAYLGI